The sequence AAAAGTCGTCACGGCATTCGACCGTCCCTGCATCCCGGCGGACTGCGTTGCGATTAGGGCACATACTCCCGGTATGCACCCGAATCGCGCCTTGTCCGGCGGGCGCAGGAACGGTCTCGGTGCTCGCGGGACTTTCACCACGGACTGCTAGGCGAAGTGGTCGAAGCCATTGGACGAATCCTCCTCGGCGCCTCCGTCCGCGTCCGGTTGGCGCAGGGTTCCGATTCGCCGCCACCCGGGAAGGTGCGGCGGATACACGGTTCGCAGGCGTTCCAACCGCTCGCCGGAAATCGCGGCCAGGAGAGCATAGTCCTCCCCTCCGGTCAGAGCGGCCTCCTTGGAGATGTGGGCGGTCAACCCGGGTTCAAGCGGGATCCGGGAACCAGCCTCGAAGCACAGGCCGCTGTCCCCGGACAGGCGTTGGAGGTCGATGCGCAATCCGTCGCTCACGTCGATCATGGCGCTGGCAAAACCGTGGCGGCGAAGCCAGTCTCCTGCCTGGATCTGCGGGGTGGGAAGAAAATGGGCTTTCAGACAGCGCCACCGGAAGGAATCGCCCGCCCAGGCGGCCAGGTCCTCCTCCGTCCGTATGGCTGCCAGTTCGGTGGGATCCTCGCGCTTCAGGAGATTCAATCCGGCCGCGGAGAGGCCCACGTCCCCCACCAGAACGACGGCGTCGCCCTCGTTGGCCGTGGAACGGTACACGGGATCTCCCGTTTCCAGGTGGCCCCAGATGGTGACGCCGGCGTGGACGCAGGATCCCCGGGAAAGGTCTCCTCCCACGAGGGGCGCCTTCCATCGCCGCGCCTCCTCTAGAAATCCCTCCATATACGAGCGAAAGAAGCCGCCGGTCAGGTCGGGAGGAAGCGTCAGGGTGAGGAGACAGGCGGACGGCATGGCGCCCATGGCGGCCAGATCGCTCAGATTGACCAGCAGTGACTTCCGGCCCAGGAAGTAGGGATGCATCCATCGCCGCCGGAAGTGGACGCCTTCCACCAGGACGTCGGTGCTCACCACCAGCCGGGACTGCAGCCCGGGATCGAAAACGGCGCAGTCGTCTCCCACCCCTTTGAGGACAAAGGGAGGCTGCTCCTGTTTCTGATTCCGAATCCAACGGATCAACTCAGATTCGGTCATGGCATGATCTCCGGACGTCTGCGATCCTGGCGTTGCGATTATATTAGGAACGCCGCCGCGATTCCCCGGATGACCGGGCCGATGGAGGGAACGATAAGGACATGAGAGTTTGCGTCGTTGCCTGTGCCATGAAGAAGGAGTCGAAGATCCTCCGGGAGCGGCTGGAGACCAGGTGCACTCACTTGGTGACCGGCCTGGGAATGAACAGAACGCGAACTGCTCTTGAGTCCTATCTCCGCACTCGGAGCCCCTCGATCCTGGTCTTTACCGGCACCGCCGGGCAACTGGATCCCCGGTTGAAGATGGGCGACGTCGTTTTCCCGAGGCGCTGGTGTCTGCAGACTGGAGAATGCTTCGAATCGGATCCGGCATTGGTGGCCTTCCTCAGGAAGCACGGGGTGCGAATCTCCGGTACCGGCGTCACGGTCCGAATTCCGGTCATCAAGAAGCAGGATCGTGAGCGGTTGCACCGGAGCCGGGGGGCTTCCATCTGCGACATGGAGAGTGCCGCCGTGCTGGAGGTGGCCCGGAGCCATGGAGTGCCCGCCGTGGCTCCCAAAGTCGTTTCCGACACGGCGGAGACGGGAATCCTGGGATTCCGCAGGGAATTCGAGGCCAACGTGACCCGGCTGAGCCGGTATCTGGACGGCCTCCTGCGGATCGTCGCCGAATTCAATCCGGGCGCCGGCTGAGATGGAAGAAGGTCTCCCGATTCCCCTTCCGCCCGTGGACCGGCGAGTGAAACTCCGCCTGCAGTTGGAATTCGGAGGAAGAGACGAACTCTTTGAAGCGGTTCAGGATCTCCCGCCGTTTCTCCGGATTCCGGATCACCCCTCCCGCCTCGACTTCGCCCTGGAAGGCTTCGAACTGGGGTTTGACCAGTAGCAGGAGCTCCAGTTCGGGGAACAGTTCCAAGCGGGGGAGAATGAGGCGGAGTGAGATGAAGGACAGGTCTGCGGTGGCCAGTTCCGGCGGCCGGGGCAGGTGGCCGGGGGACAGGAGTCGAGCATTGATTCCTTCCAGGACCAACACCCGGGGGTCCTGCCTCAATTTCCAGTCGAGTTGACCCTTGCCCACGTCCAGGGCGAACACCTCCCGGGCTCCGTGCTGGAGCAGGCAGTCGGTAAAACCCCCGGTTGACGCTCCCAGGTCCAGGCAGACCCGGTTTCGAACCTGGATCCGGAGCGCGGCCAGAGCGGCCTCCAACTTGAAACCGCCCCGGGACACGTAACGGGGCGGTTCATTTCGTAGCCGTATCCGTTCTCCTGCCGCCACGAGCGTTCCCGGTTTGTCCAGGCGTTGCCCACCCAGGAAAACCCGGCCGCTCAGGACCAGGGCGCCGGCGGTTCTGACATCGGCCGCCATCCTTTCGGACACGAGCAGTTCGTCGAGGCGGATCTTTTTCGTCATGCGTTTGGAGGTCCGGCTGGAAACGTGGAGCTGTCCCGTTTCGCCGTCAATAGCGCCGGCTGGAGATGAAGGCCGCGATTCCCATGAGCATCCGGGCCCTGGAGCCCAGGAAGGAGACTTCGCGCGTCGCGTGCCGCACCAGCCGGTCCGCAATCTCATGGCTCCTGCGGACCCCCAGCAGGGCGGGATAGGTGGCCTTCTCCAACAGGGCATCCTTCTGCGAACCCTTGCCCAATTCGCTTTGGGAGCCTTCCACGTCCAGGAGATCGTCCACGATCTGGAAACAGAGGCCGACCTGCCGGGCGTAGGCGCTCAACCTTTGACGGGCGCTTCCGGGGGCCATGCAGAGGAGGGCGGCGGTCGAGACGGAGGCCTCGATCAGGGCTCCCGTCTTGCAGGAGTGAATGTACCGGACCTCCTTTTCGGTATAGGCCTTGCCCTGTGAGAGCAAATCCATGACCTGGCCGCCGATGAGGCCGTTGGAGGTGCCGATGGCGCGGCACAGGTGAGTGATGACCTGGAGCTTTACGGAATCCGGAACCGCTTTTCCCGGCATCTCCGCCAGGAGCTGGAAGGCCAGGGTCATCAGGCCGTTCCCGGCCAGAATTGCGATGCCCTCCCCGAATTTCCTGTGGGACGTCGGCAACCCCCGCCGGTAGTCGTCGTCGTCCATGGCGGGAAGGTCGTCGTGAATCAGGGAGTAGGTGTGGATCAGCTCCAGGGCGCAGGCCAGTTGCAACGAGGTCTCTTCGTCCCCGTCCAGGGCTTCCGCCGTCGCCAGGGCGAGCGCGGGTCGAACCCGTTTGCCCCCGGCGAAGAGGCTGTAGCGCATGGCCTCGTGGACGATCCCGGGATAGGTGTCCGCAGGCGGCATCACGCTCTCCAACCTGGCGTCGACCCGCCGCTGCTGGAGACGGAGATAACTCCTCACCTCCGCCGAGTCCGCATGGGCCGCCGCCGGGGGTTTCATCACTCCTCTTCCTGCCCGGAGAGTTGGAAGGGACCCGATTCCAGCTCCCCCTCCTCGTTCCTGGTCAGGATTTCCACTTTGCGCTCCGCCTCCTTCAAGACACGCGCGCAGTAACGGGATACCCGGACCCCCTCCTCAAAGAGCTTCAGAGCCTCTTCCAAAGAGAGGTCTCCCTTCTCCAAGTCTCCGACGATCTTCTCCAAGCGGGACAACGCCCCTTCAAATTCCCTATATTTCACCTTCGTCCTCGCGTCTGGCCATGAAGCTGCCGCGTCCGGTCCGGACCCTGACCAGTTCGCCGTGCAGAACCTGAGCGGCGTCCCGGACCACCTGTCCGGTGCCGGTCGTGATTATAGCGTAGCCCCGTTCCAGGACCGCCAACGGCGAGTAGGCGTGAAGGCGTCCCGCGGTTTCTCCCAGACCCTGCTTCAACTCCTTCAGGTACAGGTCCATCCGATGTTCGAGGGCGGTGCTCGATTGCTCCACCCGGACACCGATGGGCGCCAGGAACGCGGGGAGCGCCTTCCGGAATCTCCCCTGGAGCTCGTCCAGGCGTTGCAGGAAAAACTTGAGACGAGTCTCCGCGTCCACGAACCCGCGGCTGGCGGTGAGAATGCGCAGCCGTTCCTGTTTCTTGTGGAGAATCAGCGACATGGCCTGCACGGCCCGCTTTTCCAGATGTCCCGTTCTTTGAGCGAGTTCCTCCCGGGCCGCGGAGACGGTTTCGGCCGCGGCCGACGGGGTCGCCGCTCTCACGTCGGCGACGAAGTCGGCGATGGTGAAGTCGGTCTCGTGACCGACAGCCGAGATCACCGGGACACGAGATTCGAAAATGGTTCTGGCCAGAGCCTCGTCGTTGAACGCCCAGAGGTCTTCCACCGAGCCGCCGCCGCGCGCGATGATGATGGCGTCCACGTCTCCCCGCCGGGCCAGCTCCCGGATGCCTTCGGCGATTTGCGGGGGAGCCGTGGGTCCCTGGACCGTGGCCGGGTAGATCAGGACGCCGACCCGGTCGTTCCGCTCCTGCAGGACCCGGAGGATGTCCCGTACCGCCGCGCCGCTGGGGGAAGTCACCACCCCGACCTTGGCGGGAAACAACGGAAGCTTCAGCTTGCGGGCGGGGTCGAACAGACCCTCCTTGGCGAGCCGTTCCTTGAGTTGCTCGAAGGCGACCTGGAGCGCGCCGCGGCCCAAAGGCTCCAGGTGACTTACCATCAGTTGGACCTGCCCCCTGGGGGCATAGACCGAGATCGAGCCCCGGGCCAGAAGCTCCATGCCGTCCTCGGGTCGAAACTTCAGGTAGCGGCGCCGCATCCGGAAACAGACGGCGGGGATTTGCGCATCCGGGTCCTTGAGGGTGAAGTAGAGGTGGCCGGACGGGGGAATTCGCAGGTTGGAGACCTCACCCTGGACCCAGACGTCCCGAAACCCGGTCTCCAATCGGGACTTGATCTTGTAGACGATCTGCGAAACGGACAGGATCCGGCGATCTTCCGACTCTGCGAACTGAGCCATCATGTCGAGTTGCTTCATCCGAATCCGGGGAGGTTCCCGCTGGCGCGACTACCTTAGCACCCCGCAGGCTTCTTCGTGGGAGGGGGGAAGTGTAGAGGGGGGCTGCCGTCCCCTGTAATCCCCTTGGCGGCGGCAAGAAAGCCGCCGCTCCTTCGGCGGCAGGATGCCGCCGCTCCCGGCGACAGGAATGCCGCCGCTCCGCTATGATGGCGCCATGGCCTGGTTCAAGCGGGAAAAGCGGCCTTTTCGGGCGCTGCCGGAAGAAGACCGCCGCGTTCGCACCGAGGGGGTCTTCACCAAGTGTCCCGATTGCGGCAGCATCATCTGGAAAAAAGAGTTGGCGGAGAACTTCCTGGTCTGCCCCCGCTGCAGCCACCATTTCAAGATCGGCGCCCGGAAGCGCCTGGAACTGCTCCTGGACGATGCCGAATATGAAGAATTCGCTGCCGGGATTCGTTCCTCCGACCCGCTCGAATTCGAGGACAGGAAGAACTA is a genomic window of Acidobacteriota bacterium containing:
- the thiL gene encoding thiamine-phosphate kinase, whose amino-acid sequence is MTESELIRWIRNQKQEQPPFVLKGVGDDCAVFDPGLQSRLVVSTDVLVEGVHFRRRWMHPYFLGRKSLLVNLSDLAAMGAMPSACLLTLTLPPDLTGGFFRSYMEGFLEEARRWKAPLVGGDLSRGSCVHAGVTIWGHLETGDPVYRSTANEGDAVVLVGDVGLSAAGLNLLKREDPTELAAIRTEEDLAAWAGDSFRWRCLKAHFLPTPQIQAGDWLRRHGFASAMIDVSDGLRIDLQRLSGDSGLCFEAGSRIPLEPGLTAHISKEAALTGGEDYALLAAISGERLERLRTVYPPHLPGWRRIGTLRQPDADGGAEEDSSNGFDHFA
- a CDS encoding TlyA family RNA methyltransferase translates to MTKKIRLDELLVSERMAADVRTAGALVLSGRVFLGGQRLDKPGTLVAAGERIRLRNEPPRYVSRGGFKLEAALAALRIQVRNRVCLDLGASTGGFTDCLLQHGAREVFALDVGKGQLDWKLRQDPRVLVLEGINARLLSPGHLPRPPELATADLSFISLRLILPRLELFPELELLLLVKPQFEAFQGEVEAGGVIRNPEKRREILNRFKEFVSSSEFQLQAEFHSPVHGRKGNRETFFHLSRRPD
- a CDS encoding polyprenyl synthetase family protein; amino-acid sequence: MKPPAAAHADSAEVRSYLRLQQRRVDARLESVMPPADTYPGIVHEAMRYSLFAGGKRVRPALALATAEALDGDEETSLQLACALELIHTYSLIHDDLPAMDDDDYRRGLPTSHRKFGEGIAILAGNGLMTLAFQLLAEMPGKAVPDSVKLQVITHLCRAIGTSNGLIGGQVMDLLSQGKAYTEKEVRYIHSCKTGALIEASVSTAALLCMAPGSARQRLSAYARQVGLCFQIVDDLLDVEGSQSELGKGSQKDALLEKATYPALLGVRRSHEIADRLVRHATREVSFLGSRARMLMGIAAFISSRRY
- a CDS encoding exodeoxyribonuclease VII small subunit, translating into MKYREFEGALSRLEKIVGDLEKGDLSLEEALKLFEEGVRVSRYCARVLKEAERKVEILTRNEEGELESGPFQLSGQEEE
- the xseA gene encoding exodeoxyribonuclease VII large subunit — translated: MKQLDMMAQFAESEDRRILSVSQIVYKIKSRLETGFRDVWVQGEVSNLRIPPSGHLYFTLKDPDAQIPAVCFRMRRRYLKFRPEDGMELLARGSISVYAPRGQVQLMVSHLEPLGRGALQVAFEQLKERLAKEGLFDPARKLKLPLFPAKVGVVTSPSGAAVRDILRVLQERNDRVGVLIYPATVQGPTAPPQIAEGIRELARRGDVDAIIIARGGGSVEDLWAFNDEALARTIFESRVPVISAVGHETDFTIADFVADVRAATPSAAAETVSAAREELAQRTGHLEKRAVQAMSLILHKKQERLRILTASRGFVDAETRLKFFLQRLDELQGRFRKALPAFLAPIGVRVEQSSTALEHRMDLYLKELKQGLGETAGRLHAYSPLAVLERGYAIITTGTGQVVRDAAQVLHGELVRVRTGRGSFMARREDEGEI